The genomic region CATTAATATTTGCTTCCTGGGTCTGGGCCCCCATTTTTTTAGGGGTGAAGAAAAATCTTCCGGCATATTTCCCTTCAATTTCGCTTTTACAATCAGGGGAAATATCTGCGATATATTTAAAATCGTCCCTGTTGGCGAAAATTTGCAACAAACCTTCTTCATCAATCACCTCTTTGCGGGCTGTGTTAACTAAAACAGCGTTTTTCGGCATTCTGGAAAGAAGTTCATAATTGATCGATTTTTTGGTTTTCTCATTTGCAGGGATGTGCAAGGTCACATATTGGCAGCTCGAATAAAGATCTTCAACATTGGTGACTGCTTTTACACCGTCTTTTTCAATAATGGATTTATCGAGAAATGGATCGAAGGCATAAACTTCCATTCCAAAACCTTTTGCAATTTTGGCAACCAGGCTACCCACATGACCGTAGGCATGGATTCCTAACTTTTTGTCCTTCAATTCCGTTCCTGTTTTGCCGTCAAAACCGCCTCTGGCCATGAAAACCATCATGCCCAATACAAGTTCGGCAACAGCATTGGAATTTTGTCCCGGGGTATTCATGGCGACTACTCCTTTTTCTGAAGCTGCCTGCAGGTCGATGTTATCATAACCAGCACCGGCACGGACAATGATTTTTAAATTTTTTCCTGCTTCAATTACTTCGCGCGAAGCAATATCGCTGCGCACAATAAGAGCATCCGCATCAGCCACTGCTTTGAGCAGGTCATTTTTATCTGTATATTTTTCCAGCAAAACGGTGCTGTAACCAGCTTTACTGAAAATATCCTTCATGCCGTCAACTGCTGTTTTGGCAAAAGGTTTTTCTGTAGCGATTAATACTTTTTTCATGGGTAAAATAATTTTTATTATAAGTATTCAGCCTGCATCCTTCACGTTAAAGATATATTTTTTTCGTGCAGGTTTCTTACAATTCAAATG from Bacteroidota bacterium harbors:
- a CDS encoding 3-phosphoglycerate dehydrogenase, with the translated sequence MKKVLIATEKPFAKTAVDGMKDIFSKAGYSTVLLEKYTDKNDLLKAVADADALIVRSDIASREVIEAGKNLKIIVRAGAGYDNIDLQAASEKGVVAMNTPGQNSNAVAELVLGMMVFMARGGFDGKTGTELKDKKLGIHAYGHVGSLVAKIAKGFGMEVYAFDPFLDKSIIEKDGVKAVTNVEDLYSSCQYVTLHIPANEKTKKSINYELLSRMPKNAVLVNTARKEVIDEEGLLQIFANRDDFKYIADISPDCKSEIEGKYAGRFFFTPKKMGAQTQEANINAGLAAANQIVGFFEKGDKKFQVNK